In the Paenibacillus pabuli genome, one interval contains:
- a CDS encoding TetR/AcrR family transcriptional regulator — translation MKNDNKAATDPRILRTRQLIRDAFVDLMQEMDIEKLTVNRIAERATINRVTFYLHYRDITDMMEKLADEMNEHIERIIDQYHRFDNNETEEAWPVLVKVLEHFADHPKFYRVVLASKRTPIFTERLLKLLTRLVTEKIEKMEMESAFAQAGIHKEIAIWYTSSALIGTIVAWLRNDMPYAPHFLAKQFSLIRSYSYKGLM, via the coding sequence ATGAAAAACGATAACAAGGCCGCTACCGATCCGCGAATACTCCGGACAAGGCAACTCATACGGGATGCCTTCGTAGATCTGATGCAGGAAATGGATATCGAAAAATTAACGGTGAACCGGATTGCCGAACGTGCAACCATTAACCGGGTAACCTTCTATCTTCATTATCGTGATATTACGGATATGATGGAGAAGTTGGCGGACGAGATGAACGAACATATTGAACGGATCATTGATCAGTATCACCGGTTTGACAATAATGAAACAGAGGAGGCCTGGCCAGTTCTGGTGAAAGTATTGGAGCATTTTGCTGATCATCCCAAATTCTATCGTGTTGTGCTAGCTTCCAAACGAACCCCTATTTTCACAGAGCGACTGTTGAAATTGTTAACTAGACTCGTTACTGAAAAGATCGAAAAAATGGAGATGGAAAGTGCTTTTGCGCAGGCAGGCATCCATAAGGAAATTGCGATCTGGTACACCTCTTCGGCCCTGATTGGAACCATTGTGGCTTGGCTTCGCAATGACATGCCTTATGCACCTCATTTTCTGGCCAAACAATTCTCATTGATTCGCTCGTATTCGTACAAAGGCCTTATGTAA
- a CDS encoding DHA2 family efflux MFS transporter permease subunit: MILGAFLATLNQTLMSVATPELMGDFNISATTAQWLTTGYMLVNGVLIPITAYFMQRFSTRQLFQASMFIFLIGTIISALATNFGTLLTGRMVQAAGAGIIMPLLMHVILTLFSPEKRGAAMGMVGFAVIFAPAIGPTLAGYVLENYSWQTMFYAMIPLTVIVIGCAFVYLKNVSERIDTKFDTLSVALSTIGFGALLYGFSRAGGLGWSSAEVLICLTAGIVSLALFTWRQLVSATPLLDLRAFKYNMFSLTTIINIAITMIMYADMMLLPLYLQNARGYTALESGLLLLPGALVMGFLMPVTGRLFDRFGAKWLAIIGMVITIVTTIGFIDLTDSTSYTYLVLMSTGRRIGMALLMMPIQTAGLNQLPPRLGPHGTAISNTVRQVAGAVGTSLLVSVMTSRTTTHAQDMIASGAANSLSREQLAMESMIQGINDAYVVIIGIAVVGLALSFFIKRTKQAKEEEAKMPVRQKVSMNSN, from the coding sequence ATGATTCTGGGTGCATTTCTTGCCACGTTGAATCAAACCCTCATGAGTGTTGCCACTCCGGAGTTGATGGGTGATTTTAATATCTCCGCGACAACAGCGCAATGGTTAACAACCGGCTACATGCTGGTGAATGGAGTACTTATTCCAATTACTGCGTATTTCATGCAGCGCTTCTCGACAAGACAGCTCTTTCAGGCTTCTATGTTCATATTCCTGATCGGTACAATCATATCGGCACTCGCAACCAACTTCGGTACACTGCTTACAGGTCGTATGGTGCAGGCTGCTGGAGCAGGTATTATCATGCCGCTGCTGATGCATGTCATTCTCACGCTGTTCTCTCCTGAGAAACGGGGAGCTGCCATGGGTATGGTCGGTTTCGCGGTCATTTTCGCCCCGGCAATCGGACCTACCTTAGCTGGCTACGTGCTTGAGAACTATTCGTGGCAAACGATGTTTTATGCGATGATCCCATTGACGGTCATTGTTATCGGATGTGCGTTTGTGTATCTGAAAAATGTATCCGAGCGCATTGATACCAAGTTTGATACGCTTAGTGTAGCGTTATCGACAATTGGTTTTGGTGCATTATTGTATGGGTTCAGCCGCGCGGGAGGCCTGGGATGGTCCAGTGCCGAAGTGCTCATCTGTCTTACGGCAGGAATTGTGTCCCTCGCCTTATTCACTTGGCGTCAGCTTGTTTCTGCAACCCCGCTGCTCGACCTTCGTGCGTTCAAGTATAATATGTTCTCCTTGACCACGATCATTAATATCGCAATTACCATGATCATGTATGCAGACATGATGCTGCTGCCTCTGTATCTTCAAAATGCCCGTGGTTACACCGCACTGGAATCCGGTTTATTACTGCTTCCAGGTGCTCTCGTCATGGGATTCCTGATGCCGGTTACTGGACGTTTGTTCGACCGATTTGGAGCAAAATGGCTTGCCATCATTGGTATGGTGATTACGATCGTAACGACGATCGGCTTTATCGATCTGACGGATTCAACCAGCTACACTTATCTGGTTCTGATGTCTACCGGACGCCGAATTGGTATGGCTCTGCTCATGATGCCAATTCAAACGGCAGGTCTGAACCAGCTGCCGCCAAGACTCGGTCCACATGGTACAGCCATCTCTAATACAGTCAGACAGGTCGCTGGTGCGGTCGGTACTTCATTGCTCGTAAGTGTCATGACCAGTCGTACCACGACCCATGCACAGGATATGATCGCAAGTGGTGCTGCGAACAGCTTGTCCCGGGAGCAATTGGCAATGGAATCCATGATCCAGGGAATCAACGATGCTTATGTCGTAATCATTGGCATAGCAGTCGTTGGACTCGCTCTCTCCTTCTTTATTAAACGTACGAAACAAGCAAAAGAAGAAGAAGCCAAAATGCCTGTTAGACAGAAAGTTTCCATGAACTCGAATTAA
- a CDS encoding cytochrome P450 has translation MYKEVIRVEDITRFQSRSEEFFPIQWYQKMLSESPVHYHEDTDTWNVFRYDDVKQVLSNHEYFSAEGTRTTIAVGAKNKEGTPPDKLNISSIDPPRHQKSRSLLSAAFTPRSLKNWEPRIRNIAKQLVEDLEFNTTIDIVEKLAAPLPAMVMADLLGIPLTDSHRFKSWVDILFQPTTQENAQESEIKKQAAAQEYYQFLYPLVVKKRENPGEDIITDLLNVDVEGEKFTEDEVVRTTMLLLGAGIETTSHMVSSTFYSFLYDEGDLYGELRQNPDLVPLAVEEMLRYRFHNAKRHRTVKKDNQLLGVDLKKGDVVISWMSAANMDERMFDHPFEIDIHRRNNKKHLTFGNGPHFCLGAPLARMELTLVLTAFVERVARIEAVDTFELERNLSTSAPGQSLTHLPLKIFE, from the coding sequence ATGTACAAAGAAGTGATTCGAGTGGAGGATATCACCAGATTCCAGTCCAGATCCGAGGAGTTCTTCCCGATTCAGTGGTATCAAAAGATGTTGTCCGAAAGTCCAGTGCACTACCATGAAGATACCGACACCTGGAATGTGTTCAGGTATGATGATGTTAAACAGGTTCTAAGCAATCATGAATATTTCTCAGCTGAAGGCACCCGAACAACCATAGCCGTAGGGGCGAAGAACAAGGAAGGCACACCTCCGGACAAACTAAACATCTCAAGCATTGACCCGCCAAGGCATCAAAAAAGCCGTTCATTGTTATCCGCAGCCTTTACACCCCGCAGTCTCAAAAACTGGGAACCGCGAATTCGCAACATTGCGAAGCAGCTGGTGGAAGACCTGGAGTTTAATACAACCATTGATATCGTTGAAAAGCTTGCTGCTCCACTGCCTGCCATGGTCATGGCGGACTTGCTCGGGATCCCGCTCACGGACAGCCACCGGTTCAAAAGCTGGGTGGATATCCTGTTCCAACCTACCACACAAGAGAACGCACAAGAAAGTGAAATAAAGAAACAGGCTGCTGCTCAGGAATATTATCAATTCCTGTATCCTCTCGTAGTGAAGAAGCGGGAAAATCCCGGAGAGGACATCATTACCGATTTGTTGAACGTCGATGTGGAGGGAGAAAAGTTCACTGAAGATGAAGTCGTTCGAACAACGATGCTCCTGCTTGGTGCTGGCATAGAAACGACGAGCCATATGGTCTCGAGCACATTCTATTCTTTCTTGTACGACGAGGGGGATTTATACGGCGAGTTAAGACAGAACCCGGATCTGGTTCCGCTTGCTGTGGAAGAAATGCTTCGATACCGATTCCATAATGCGAAAAGACATCGAACAGTCAAGAAGGACAACCAGTTGCTTGGTGTTGATCTGAAAAAAGGGGATGTCGTCATCTCCTGGATGAGCGCGGCGAATATGGACGAGCGAATGTTTGATCACCCGTTTGAAATTGACATTCATCGTCGCAACAATAAAAAACATCTCACTTTTGGCAATGGCCCGCACTTTTGCCTTGGGGCACCACTGGCAAGGATGGAACTTACTCTTGTATTAACAGCCTTTGTGGAGAGGGTTGCACGGATTGAAGCTGTGGACACATTTGAGCTTGAACGGAATCTGTCGACCTCAGCTCCAGGACAATCCTTGACGCATTTACCGCTGAAGATATTTGAATAG